A portion of the Edaphobacter lichenicola genome contains these proteins:
- a CDS encoding MFS transporter → MPRRRWRIAWLLGFGVLVNYFDRVNLSVSHAALVTTFGISTVTFGYLSGAYNWTYAMCQLPIGVLLDKLGIKRVGRISIFLWSIASFAAAITPTIGGFFGARFLLGVGEAPTFPSNAKAIGLWFPSRERSFATAIFDGAAKFASAIGVPLIGILLIKVGWRWSFAVTGLISLVYFALFWRIYRDPQDDPVLTATERDYIATDDRIFAANESGHASLGYLMRQPKVIAMVLGFGSYNYIFYLLLTWLPSYLSSALHVDLLHSFLYTGVPWLVATAGDLIVGGWLVDFLIQRGWDANRVRKATLILGTACGLGILGAANTHSPVTALVWISVSIGGLSSAAPVGWSIPSLIAPRSSVGKVGGIINLSNQASGIAAPIITGYLVAARQSFAWAFGVSAVYLLIGIAGYTFLLGRIEPMPSETQP, encoded by the coding sequence ATCCCACGCCGCCGATGGCGCATCGCGTGGCTGCTCGGCTTCGGCGTCCTGGTCAACTACTTTGACCGCGTCAATCTCTCGGTCTCTCACGCAGCCCTCGTTACGACCTTCGGCATCTCCACGGTCACCTTTGGCTACCTGTCCGGCGCCTACAACTGGACCTACGCCATGTGCCAGCTCCCCATCGGCGTCCTGCTCGACAAGCTTGGAATCAAACGCGTCGGTCGCATCAGCATCTTTCTTTGGAGCATCGCCTCCTTCGCCGCTGCCATCACCCCCACCATCGGCGGATTCTTCGGAGCACGCTTCCTCCTCGGCGTCGGCGAAGCACCCACCTTTCCCTCCAACGCCAAAGCCATCGGCCTCTGGTTCCCCTCGCGAGAGCGCAGCTTCGCCACAGCCATCTTCGATGGCGCAGCAAAGTTCGCCTCAGCCATCGGCGTCCCTCTCATCGGCATCCTTCTCATCAAGGTCGGTTGGCGCTGGAGCTTCGCTGTCACCGGCCTCATCAGCCTCGTCTACTTCGCTCTCTTCTGGCGAATCTACCGCGACCCTCAAGACGATCCCGTCCTCACCGCAACCGAACGCGACTACATCGCCACCGACGACCGCATCTTCGCCGCGAACGAATCCGGCCACGCCTCTCTCGGCTACCTCATGCGCCAACCCAAGGTAATCGCCATGGTCCTGGGCTTCGGCTCCTACAACTACATCTTCTATCTGCTTCTCACGTGGCTACCAAGCTATCTGTCATCCGCGCTCCATGTCGATCTTCTGCATTCGTTCCTCTACACCGGCGTACCTTGGCTGGTAGCGACTGCGGGAGACCTCATCGTCGGTGGCTGGCTCGTCGACTTCCTCATTCAGCGCGGGTGGGACGCAAACCGCGTCCGCAAAGCGACCCTCATCCTCGGAACCGCCTGCGGCCTCGGCATCCTCGGTGCAGCCAACACACACAGTCCAGTCACAGCACTCGTCTGGATCAGCGTCTCAATCGGCGGTCTCTCATCCGCAGCCCCCGTAGGCTGGTCCATTCCATCGCTGATCGCGCCGCGCAGCAGCGTCGGTAAGGTCGGCGGCATCATCAATCTCTCAAATCAGGCCTCGGGCATCGCCGCGCCCATCATCACCGGATATCTCGTCGCCGCCCGCCAATCCTTCGCCTGGGCCTTCGGTGTCTCAGCCGTCTACCTGCTCATCGGCATCGCCGGGTACACCTTCCTCCTGGGCAGAATTGAACCCATGCCTTCCGAAACGCAACCGTAG
- a CDS encoding YjhG/YagF family D-xylonate dehydratase, whose protein sequence is MSLTSVLESSDFELSAVATHAPGPSGFLPITAEMLLNQPSGNLFGLSQNVGMGWDPMRLLGPEVLILSTHGGLRAEDGSPIALGFHTGHWEVGSLVAEAARELKALDAVPFAGACTDPCDGRTQGTTGMLDSLPFRNDAAIVLRRLMRSLPTRSGVLGIATCDKGLPAMMMALASAGDLPTVLIPGGVTLLPEDGEDAGKVQTIGARYAQKQITLEYAAEVGCRACATPGGGCQFMGTAATAQVVAEALGLSLPHCALAPSGQPIWLDAARRSARAVLRLKQLHIGTSTILTDASIQNAMTLHAAFGGSTNLLLHIPAIAHAAKLRRPKASDWAHTNRQVPRLVDALPNGPSNYATVQVFLAGGTPEVMLHLRRAGLLDTRVKTVSGETLDTCLDWWQDSPRRHTLRKNLRDQDGIDPDDVIMSPDRARSRGLTSTICFPVGNLAPEGSVIKSTSIDASLVDTNGLYRHLGPAKVFTTETAAIHAIKTGLIVEHDVIVLICCGPAGAGMQEIYQVTSALKVLPFCKHVAVLTDARFSGVSTGACIGHISPEALAGGALGRIHDGDQIEIVIDRTALTGQVNLVGDSTKLFSAAEAAQQLSQREPRSDLAPHPSLPDDTRLWAALVQASGGIWGGCVYDVDAITTQLQRGRQTTESTTISMQKGTAL, encoded by the coding sequence ATATCACTCACCTCCGTACTTGAATCTTCGGACTTCGAACTCAGCGCCGTCGCCACGCATGCGCCAGGCCCTTCCGGCTTTCTACCCATTACGGCGGAGATGCTGCTCAATCAACCGTCCGGCAATCTCTTCGGCCTAAGCCAAAACGTCGGCATGGGATGGGATCCCATGCGTCTTCTTGGCCCTGAGGTTCTCATTCTCAGCACGCATGGCGGCCTACGCGCCGAAGACGGTAGTCCTATCGCACTTGGCTTCCACACCGGCCACTGGGAGGTCGGCTCTCTCGTCGCCGAGGCCGCTCGCGAACTCAAGGCACTCGACGCTGTCCCATTCGCTGGAGCCTGCACAGACCCCTGCGATGGCCGCACGCAAGGCACCACTGGCATGCTCGACTCCCTTCCCTTTCGCAACGATGCCGCCATCGTCCTGCGTCGACTCATGCGTTCGCTGCCAACCCGCAGCGGAGTTCTCGGCATCGCCACCTGCGACAAAGGCCTGCCCGCAATGATGATGGCGCTCGCTTCCGCGGGGGATCTACCCACCGTCCTCATCCCCGGCGGCGTTACCCTGCTGCCGGAAGATGGTGAGGATGCCGGCAAGGTCCAGACCATCGGCGCGCGCTACGCCCAGAAACAGATCACTCTCGAATACGCCGCTGAAGTCGGGTGCCGTGCATGCGCCACTCCTGGCGGAGGGTGCCAGTTCATGGGCACCGCCGCCACCGCACAGGTCGTGGCAGAGGCGCTGGGCCTCTCACTACCGCACTGTGCTCTCGCCCCCTCAGGTCAACCCATCTGGCTCGATGCCGCTCGCCGGTCCGCTCGCGCTGTTTTGCGCCTGAAACAGTTACATATTGGAACCAGCACTATCCTTACGGATGCCTCCATCCAAAACGCCATGACCCTCCACGCTGCCTTCGGAGGGTCCACGAACCTGCTTCTTCACATCCCCGCCATCGCCCACGCCGCGAAGCTTCGCCGCCCCAAAGCCAGCGATTGGGCCCATACCAATCGTCAGGTCCCTCGTTTAGTCGACGCTCTTCCCAATGGCCCCTCAAACTACGCCACCGTTCAGGTCTTTCTCGCTGGTGGAACGCCCGAGGTCATGCTTCATCTTCGCCGCGCGGGACTGCTCGACACCAGAGTAAAAACCGTCTCCGGCGAAACTCTCGACACTTGCCTCGACTGGTGGCAGGACAGCCCCCGCCGCCATACCCTTCGCAAGAACCTTCGCGACCAGGACGGCATCGACCCCGATGATGTCATCATGTCCCCTGATCGAGCGCGCTCACGTGGCCTCACCTCCACCATCTGCTTTCCCGTCGGCAACCTTGCTCCTGAAGGCTCCGTGATCAAGAGCACCTCCATCGACGCCTCACTGGTCGACACCAACGGACTCTACCGGCACCTCGGCCCCGCAAAGGTCTTCACAACCGAAACCGCAGCCATCCACGCCATCAAAACCGGCCTCATCGTCGAGCACGATGTCATCGTCCTCATCTGCTGCGGACCAGCCGGTGCCGGTATGCAGGAGATCTACCAGGTCACCTCCGCGCTCAAAGTTCTTCCCTTCTGCAAACACGTAGCGGTTCTCACCGATGCTCGCTTCAGCGGCGTATCCACTGGTGCCTGCATCGGTCATATCTCCCCGGAAGCACTCGCTGGCGGTGCTCTTGGCAGGATCCACGACGGCGACCAGATCGAGATCGTCATCGATCGCACCGCATTGACCGGACAGGTAAATCTCGTCGGTGATTCCACCAAACTTTTCAGCGCCGCAGAGGCAGCCCAGCAGCTCTCTCAACGCGAGCCGCGTTCCGACCTCGCCCCTCATCCATCCCTGCCCGACGACACCCGTCTCTGGGCCGCTCTCGTTCAGGCCAGCGGAGGCATATGGGGCGGATGTGTCTACGACGTCGACGCCATCACCACTCAACTACAACGTGGCCGCCAGACCACCGAGTCCACAACAATCTCAATGCAGAAAGGAACTGCTCTGTGA
- a CDS encoding fumarylacetoacetate hydrolase family protein, with the protein MILYRTIQGHFVENKGAYYCIDELSFDTLVAHEDLQAYLTSAIGNTPAVPPPPPNTLLAPVDRQEVWAAGVTYYNSRRARIAESKDAGGGDFYDRVYSAERPELFFKAAGHRVSGPNAPVMIRRDATWSVPEPELTLLINPRAKIIGYTIGNDMSSRDIEGANPLYLPQAKVYDRSCALGPGILIQSTPMPTTTQIHLDILRSGQSQFAGSVALTELKRDPQTLVEYLFRDQSFPHGCFLLTGTGIVPPDTFTLQSKDEIRITIDTIGTLVNEVA; encoded by the coding sequence GTGATCCTCTACCGAACCATCCAAGGACATTTTGTTGAGAACAAGGGCGCCTACTATTGCATCGACGAGCTTTCCTTCGACACCCTCGTCGCCCATGAAGACCTTCAGGCCTACCTGACGTCAGCTATAGGCAATACGCCAGCAGTCCCACCGCCCCCGCCCAACACTCTCCTTGCTCCCGTCGACCGGCAGGAGGTCTGGGCCGCCGGAGTCACCTACTACAATAGCCGTCGAGCACGCATCGCTGAGTCCAAAGACGCTGGCGGAGGCGACTTCTACGACCGCGTCTACTCTGCCGAGCGCCCTGAGCTCTTCTTCAAAGCCGCGGGTCATCGAGTATCCGGTCCCAACGCCCCCGTCATGATCCGCCGCGACGCCACCTGGTCCGTGCCAGAGCCGGAGCTCACCCTCCTCATCAATCCTCGCGCCAAAATCATCGGCTACACCATCGGCAACGACATGAGCTCCCGCGACATTGAAGGCGCCAACCCGCTCTATCTTCCGCAGGCCAAGGTCTACGATCGCAGCTGCGCCCTTGGCCCCGGCATTCTCATCCAATCCACTCCCATGCCAACCACGACGCAGATTCACCTTGATATCCTTCGCTCCGGTCAATCACAATTCGCTGGCTCCGTCGCACTCACCGAACTCAAACGAGATCCCCAGACCCTCGTCGAGTATCTCTTCCGCGATCAAAGCTTCCCTCACGGCTGCTTTCTACTCACCGGCACCGGCATCGTCCCGCCCGACACCTTTACCCTCCAAAGCAAAGACGAGATTCGCATCACAATCGACACCATCGGCACTCTCGTAAACGAGGTCGCCTAA